The Myxococcota bacterium genome contains a region encoding:
- a CDS encoding NUDIX hydrolase, producing MVDDETPARLLERRVIWEGNVGSFGLDTVVLPSGEQATLALFKHPGASAVVPFLDAERIVMLRQFRHAAGGVIWEVPAGKLDRGEDPAVCAARELEEETGYRAGRIEKTGALLTTPGFTDERIHLFCAYELVPGPARPEAHEVLRTEVITLASALAMIETGEICDGKTIAALFLAARRSRKA from the coding sequence ATGGTCGACGACGAGACACCGGCGCGGCTGCTCGAGCGGCGAGTCATCTGGGAGGGCAACGTCGGCTCGTTCGGCCTGGACACCGTGGTGCTGCCCTCGGGCGAGCAGGCGACGCTGGCGCTGTTCAAGCACCCGGGCGCCTCGGCGGTGGTGCCGTTCCTCGACGCCGAGCGCATCGTGATGCTGCGCCAGTTCCGGCACGCAGCGGGTGGAGTCATCTGGGAGGTGCCGGCCGGCAAGCTCGACCGCGGCGAGGACCCGGCCGTGTGCGCGGCGCGCGAGCTCGAAGAGGAGACCGGCTACCGCGCCGGCCGGATCGAGAAGACCGGCGCGCTCCTCACCACGCCGGGCTTCACCGACGAGCGCATCCACCTGTTCTGCGCCTACGAGCTCGTGCCCGGGCCGGCGCGGCCCGAGGCCCATGAGGTGCTGCGCACCGAGGTGATCACGCTGGCGTCGGCTCTCGCGATGATCGAGACGGGCGAGATCTGCGACGGAAAGACGATCGCGGCGCTGTTCCTGGCCGCGCGCCGGAGCCGGAAGGCGTGA
- a CDS encoding LLM class flavin-dependent oxidoreductase: MSDSRAPLGVALTGHRLPLEARVRLAARAEALGFELLMLDGDAPASLAAEHLRVYDPTAVMTAAALATRRIRLASIHLAHLWQPALLARQLATLHELSGGRLVSHFGVGTKRAGAAERIARLDQTLGELRPLLARARAETPIAVSAAGPRALEVVRRHADVWDANVPPLPERLAPLRAQLGRALPTWIWVFARPGAPLESALADYRRHAPWFRELAPDAQARAVLHGDPARCRARLAELRRELDVALPIVDLAGLDEPAAARALEALAKASDPGIS; the protein is encoded by the coding sequence GTGAGTGACTCGCGCGCGCCGCTGGGCGTCGCGCTCACCGGCCACCGGCTGCCGCTCGAGGCGCGCGTGCGCCTGGCCGCCCGCGCCGAGGCGCTGGGCTTCGAGCTGCTCATGCTCGACGGCGACGCGCCGGCGTCGCTCGCGGCCGAGCATCTGCGCGTGTACGACCCGACCGCCGTCATGACCGCGGCTGCGCTCGCGACGCGTCGCATCCGCCTGGCCTCGATCCACCTCGCGCACCTGTGGCAGCCGGCGCTCCTGGCGCGCCAGCTGGCCACGCTGCACGAGCTCTCGGGCGGCCGGCTGGTGAGTCACTTCGGCGTCGGCACGAAGCGCGCCGGGGCCGCCGAGCGGATCGCGCGGCTCGACCAGACCCTGGGCGAGCTGCGCCCGCTGCTCGCGCGGGCTCGGGCCGAGACGCCGATCGCGGTCTCGGCCGCGGGTCCGCGCGCGCTCGAAGTCGTGCGCCGCCACGCAGACGTGTGGGACGCCAACGTGCCGCCGCTGCCCGAGCGGCTCGCGCCGCTGCGCGCGCAGCTCGGCCGCGCGTTGCCGACGTGGATCTGGGTGTTCGCACGGCCCGGCGCGCCGCTCGAGAGCGCGCTCGCCGACTACCGGCGCCACGCGCCGTGGTTCAGAGAGCTCGCGCCCGACGCGCAGGCCCGGGCGGTGCTCCACGGCGATCCGGCGCGCTGCCGCGCGCGCCTCGCAGAGCTGCGCCGCGAGCTCGACGTGGCGCTGCCGATCGTCGACCTGGCCGGGCTCGACGAGCCGGCCGCAGCGCGCGCGCTCGAAGCGCTCGCGAAGGCATCCGACCCCGGGAT